The Natribaculum luteum genome contains the following window.
AGCGACCGACGCGGCCTCGAGATCAGTGCTCGTCGTCGACGACCAGCCCCTGGAGCCGCGGCAGCAGGTCGACGACGTCGCCCCGGACCACGACGGACGCGTCCCGGTCTCGTTCGGTCTCCTCGAGATTGACGATTCCGACGGTGCCACCGGTCTGGGCCGCCTGTCGGGGGAGCGAGGCGGCCGGTTCGACGAACAGCGAGGAGCCGATCGCGAGGAAGACGCCGCTCTCGCGGGCGAGCGACCGCGAGCGCGGGAGCGTCGCGGGCGACAGTTGCTCGCCGAAGAGGACGACGTCCGGTTTGAACACGCCGCCGCACTCACAGCGCGGCGGTACGTCGCCGTCTCGTACCCGCTCGAGGATCGGCTCGTTCGGTTTCCGGCGGCCACACTGCACGCAGCGGACCCGGTGGGCGTTGCCGTGGAGCTCGAGTAGTTCGGCACCCGACTGGTTGCTCGCGTTTTCGTCGCCGTCGGCGACGGTCTCCGCCGCCCTCGCGTGGAGACCGTCGGTGTTCTGCGTGAGGATCGCCTCGAGGTGGCCGTCGCGGGCGAGTGCCGCGAGCGCCTCGTGGGCGGGGTTGGGTTCGAAGCCGTCGCCGAACATCGTCTCGTAGAGCTCGAGTCGGTCGCGCCAGAACCCGGCCGGGTCGCGCTGGAAGCGGCCGTAGGTGAACTGACCCTCGTCGAACCGTGCCCAGACGCCGTCGTCGCCGCGGAAGGTCGGCACGCCCGAGGGCGCGGAGATTCCCGCGCCGGTCAGCGCGACGACCGTGTCGGCGTCGGCGATTTCGTCTGCGAGTCGCTCGAGGTCGTCCATGTCGAACCGATCGACCGCGATCGGTAAAAGCGCGAAGAACTGCGGTCGCTCTCGAGGGCGGGCCCGGTTCCGACCGTACCGCTCCGAACGATTGCGCTTAAGTCGCGGCTCCGACAATCGAAGGGTATGCAGGACCGAACCTACACTGCCGACGCCGAGCCGGGCGAGGACGTAACCGTCGCCGGCTGGGTCCACGAGGTGCGCGACCTCGGTGGCATCGCCTTCCTGATCCTCCGGGACACGAGCGGCAAGATCCAGGTCAAGTTCGAGAAAGACGAGATGGACGACGACCTCGTCGAGACGGGCCTCGAGGCGGCCCGCGAGAGCGTCGTCAGCGTCACTGGCGCGGTCGAAGAGGAACCGCGCGCGCCGACGGATGTCGAGGTCGTCCCCGAGTCGGTCGAGATCGTCGCTCCCGCCGATCCCGAACTTCCCCTCGACCCCTCCGGGAAGGTCGACGCCGACCTTTCGACGCGACTCGACAACCGGACGCTCGATCTGCGCAAGGAGGAGATCCAGGCGATCTTCGAGATCCGCGCCGAGATCCTGCGGGCCGCCCGCGAGCGGTTCCGCGAGTTCGACTGTACGGAGATCAACACGCCGAAGATCGTCGCCACCGGCACCGAGGGAGGTACCGAGCTGTTCCCGATCACCTACTTCGGTCGCGAGGCCTTTATGAACCAGTCGCCACAGCTGTTCAAGCAGCTGATGGCCGGCTCGAACTTGGAGCGGGTCTTCGAGATCGGTCCGATCTTCCGCGCCGAAGAACACAACACGCCCCGACACCTGAACGAGGCGACCTCGATCGACTTCGAGGGCGCGTTCTGTGACGCCGGCGACGCGATGGACGTCGCCGAGGGCGTCGTCCGGGCTGCCTACGAGGCCGTCGAGGAGAACTGCGCCGAGCAACTCGAGGCGCTCGGCATCCGCGACGAGTTCGAAGCGCCCACCGAGTCGTTCCCGCGGATCAGTTACGAGGAAGCGATCGAGCGCATCAACGCGACGGGCGAACTCGACGAGCAGCTCGTCTGGGGTGACGACCTGCCGACCGAGGCGGAGAAGGCACTGGGCGACGAC
Protein-coding sequences here:
- a CDS encoding SIR2 family NAD-dependent protein deacylase; amino-acid sequence: MDDLERLADEIADADTVVALTGAGISAPSGVPTFRGDDGVWARFDEGQFTYGRFQRDPAGFWRDRLELYETMFGDGFEPNPAHEALAALARDGHLEAILTQNTDGLHARAAETVADGDENASNQSGAELLELHGNAHRVRCVQCGRRKPNEPILERVRDGDVPPRCECGGVFKPDVVLFGEQLSPATLPRSRSLARESGVFLAIGSSLFVEPAASLPRQAAQTGGTVGIVNLEETERDRDASVVVRGDVVDLLPRLQGLVVDDEH
- the aspS gene encoding aspartate--tRNA(Asn) ligase; amino-acid sequence: MQDRTYTADAEPGEDVTVAGWVHEVRDLGGIAFLILRDTSGKIQVKFEKDEMDDDLVETGLEAARESVVSVTGAVEEEPRAPTDVEVVPESVEIVAPADPELPLDPSGKVDADLSTRLDNRTLDLRKEEIQAIFEIRAEILRAARERFREFDCTEINTPKIVATGTEGGTELFPITYFGREAFMNQSPQLFKQLMAGSNLERVFEIGPIFRAEEHNTPRHLNEATSIDFEGAFCDAGDAMDVAEGVVRAAYEAVEENCAEQLEALGIRDEFEAPTESFPRISYEEAIERINATGELDEQLVWGDDLPTEAEKALGDDVGGHYFITEWPSEIKPFYIKDDEDDEQLSTGFDLMHPRMELVSGGQREHRYDLLIEGFEQQGLDPDQFEYYTKMFKYGMPPHAGFGLGGERLVMTILGLENIREAVLFPRDRQRLSP